The Halomicrobium salinisoli genome contains a region encoding:
- a CDS encoding phosphosulfolactate synthase has protein sequence MVDRTFEFLHHNEREEKPRETGITEIRGPYYDPMGPRELRDLLETMGQYVDIYKFSGGSFALMPEEAVTELIDVCHEYDVKVSTGGYVENVLIRDNDKVERYFEEAERLGFDIVELSSGFLAIGTDDMVRMTEIVAEDYEVEPKPEINVQFGAGGATDPDVLEEQGQQDPEQAIAEGKRHLEAGADLLMVEAEGITEEVNEWRTDVAYQIANGLGIENLVFEAPGPEMFEWYVKNFGPEINLFVDNSQIVELECMRSGLWGKATTWGRTVTWKGDRE, from the coding sequence ATGGTCGACCGCACATTCGAGTTCCTGCACCACAACGAGCGAGAGGAGAAACCCAGAGAGACGGGGATCACGGAGATTCGAGGCCCCTACTACGATCCGATGGGCCCGCGCGAGCTTCGGGACCTGCTGGAGACGATGGGGCAGTACGTGGACATCTACAAGTTCAGCGGCGGCTCGTTCGCGCTGATGCCGGAGGAGGCCGTCACGGAGCTGATCGACGTCTGCCACGAGTACGACGTCAAGGTCTCCACGGGCGGATACGTCGAGAACGTCCTGATCCGGGACAACGATAAAGTCGAGCGCTACTTCGAGGAGGCCGAGCGGCTCGGGTTCGACATCGTCGAGCTCTCCAGCGGCTTCCTGGCCATCGGGACCGACGACATGGTCCGGATGACCGAGATCGTCGCCGAGGACTACGAGGTCGAGCCGAAGCCGGAGATCAACGTCCAGTTCGGCGCCGGCGGCGCGACGGACCCGGACGTCCTCGAAGAACAGGGCCAGCAGGACCCCGAGCAGGCCATCGCGGAGGGGAAGCGCCACCTCGAGGCGGGCGCGGACCTCCTGATGGTCGAGGCCGAGGGCATCACCGAGGAGGTCAACGAGTGGCGGACCGACGTGGCCTACCAGATCGCCAACGGGCTCGGCATCGAGAACCTCGTCTTCGAGGCGCCCGGGCCCGAGATGTTCGAGTGGTACGTCAAGAACTTCGGCCCCGAGATCAACCTGTTCGTCGACAACTCCCAGATCGTCGAGCTGGAGTGCATGCGCTCCGGGCTCTGGGGGAAGGCGACCACCTGGGGACGGACCGTCACCTGGAAGGGCGACCGCGAGTAG
- a CDS encoding halocyanin domain-containing protein, translating into MMSDTEFDRRKFLYATGMAGAAALAGCSGGGSGGGSEGSDGSDGSGDGSDGSSGGSGGSESTLSEEPDYGGWLDGANNYEATVDMTGQDSVTVTVGYESLGFDPAAVAVSPGTEVTWEWNGEGGSHNVVSQDDGPLDSETSGEEGHTYSHTFEETGTFTYSCEPHETAGMKGAVYVTE; encoded by the coding sequence TTGATGTCAGACACCGAGTTCGACAGGCGGAAGTTCCTGTACGCGACGGGCATGGCCGGGGCCGCGGCACTGGCCGGCTGTTCCGGCGGCGGTTCCGGCGGCGGCTCCGAGGGATCGGACGGATCCGACGGCTCCGGCGACGGCTCGGACGGCTCCAGCGGCGGGTCCGGGGGGAGCGAGTCGACGCTGTCGGAGGAGCCGGACTACGGCGGGTGGCTCGACGGCGCGAACAACTACGAGGCGACGGTCGACATGACCGGTCAGGACTCGGTGACGGTCACGGTCGGCTACGAGAGCCTGGGGTTCGATCCGGCGGCCGTGGCCGTCTCGCCCGGGACGGAGGTCACCTGGGAGTGGAACGGCGAGGGCGGCAGCCACAACGTCGTCTCCCAGGACGACGGGCCCCTCGACAGCGAGACGTCCGGCGAGGAGGGCCACACCTACAGCCACACCTTCGAGGAGACGGGCACGTTCACCTACTCCTGTGAGCCCCACGAGACCGCCGGCATGAAGGGCGCCGTCTACGTGACGGAGTAG
- a CDS encoding ABC transporter permease, with translation MTDPRSDGGTVVDSAERASARPTADAETDGATGGLTARLPPSARRVGSLAATEVRLGLRRRWAIVLAGLFAAFGMLVLTFAGSAAGPAGYRRIAASLATLCVYVVPLAALAYGYDAVVGPAESGWLEVLSALPVTRLGLLAGVTLGRAVTLAGGVLLGFAIPAGILTSEYGLATLPSTVAVLLGATGLGLAFLAVAVLVSTVARERTHALGGALLAWVWFVLVHDLLALGVVAAFDLPDGAVTAAVLANPTAVYRVLVLDLLGAGGAGGFGSVTAAAGLSAGPLALALAAWIAAPLAAAAVIVRCRGAVSAA, from the coding sequence ATGACCGACCCGCGCAGCGACGGCGGGACGGTCGTCGACAGCGCCGAGCGCGCTTCGGCTCGGCCGACCGCCGACGCGGAGACCGACGGTGCGACTGGGGGACTGACCGCCAGACTCCCGCCGTCTGCCCGGCGGGTGGGATCGCTCGCCGCGACCGAGGTCAGGCTCGGGCTACGCCGGCGCTGGGCGATCGTGCTGGCGGGCCTGTTCGCGGCGTTCGGGATGCTGGTGTTGACCTTCGCCGGCTCGGCGGCCGGGCCGGCCGGCTACCGGCGGATCGCGGCCAGCCTGGCGACGCTGTGCGTCTACGTCGTCCCGCTGGCGGCGCTGGCCTACGGCTACGACGCCGTCGTCGGGCCGGCCGAGAGCGGCTGGCTCGAGGTCCTGTCGGCGCTGCCGGTGACGCGGCTGGGCCTGCTCGCGGGCGTGACGCTCGGGCGCGCAGTCACGCTCGCCGGGGGCGTCCTGCTCGGGTTCGCGATCCCGGCCGGCATCCTCACGTCGGAGTACGGGCTCGCCACCCTCCCCTCGACCGTGGCGGTCCTGCTCGGGGCGACGGGGCTCGGGCTGGCATTCCTCGCCGTGGCGGTGCTGGTGTCGACCGTCGCTCGCGAACGCACCCACGCGCTGGGCGGCGCGCTGCTGGCGTGGGTCTGGTTCGTCCTCGTCCACGACCTGCTCGCGCTGGGCGTCGTGGCCGCGTTCGACCTGCCCGACGGGGCCGTGACGGCCGCGGTCCTGGCGAACCCGACCGCGGTGTACCGCGTGCTCGTGCTGGACCTGCTCGGGGCCGGCGGCGCGGGCGGCTTCGGGTCGGTCACCGCTGCGGCGGGGCTCTCGGCGGGTCCGCTCGCCCTCGCGCTCGCGGCCTGGATCGCCGCGCCGCTGGCGGCCGCCGCCGTGATCGTCCGCTGCCGCGGGGCCGTCTCGGCGGCCTGA
- a CDS encoding ABC transporter ATP-binding protein, whose translation MHIEATDVTKSYGPVTALDGLSLSIPSGSTCGLLGTNGAGKTTLFRLLIGHDRPDEGTVRVGDETVSAAGPRLRERVGYLPERVGFPPELTAREVLRVTAQVRGLSNAGERVDGALTTVGLADDADRPVEGFSNGMRRRLGLATALLPDPDVLLLDEPTAGLDPLGVVDFHRIVEDVGERTGATVLVCSHALAEVERLCDRAVVLSDGRLLADGELTELTDGHADLEAAFESIVSGVSSPRVDADGPGESGEPAAAQSGGSR comes from the coding sequence ATGCACATCGAAGCCACTGACGTCACCAAGTCGTACGGCCCCGTGACCGCGCTCGACGGCCTGTCGCTGTCGATCCCGTCGGGCTCGACCTGCGGGCTGCTCGGGACCAACGGCGCCGGCAAGACGACGCTGTTCCGCCTGCTGATCGGCCACGACCGGCCCGACGAGGGGACGGTCCGCGTCGGCGACGAGACGGTCTCGGCCGCCGGGCCGCGGCTGCGCGAGCGGGTCGGCTACCTCCCCGAGCGCGTCGGGTTCCCGCCGGAACTGACCGCCCGGGAGGTCCTGCGGGTCACGGCGCAGGTGCGCGGCCTCTCCAACGCCGGCGAGCGCGTCGACGGAGCCCTGACGACGGTCGGGCTGGCCGACGACGCGGACCGCCCGGTCGAGGGGTTCTCGAACGGGATGCGCCGCCGGCTCGGGCTGGCGACGGCCCTGCTGCCCGATCCGGACGTCCTGTTGCTCGACGAGCCGACGGCCGGGCTGGACCCGCTGGGCGTGGTCGACTTCCACCGCATCGTCGAGGACGTCGGCGAGCGGACCGGCGCGACGGTGCTGGTCTGTTCGCACGCGCTCGCGGAGGTCGAGCGGCTCTGCGACCGCGCCGTCGTGCTCTCGGACGGTCGGTTACTGGCCGACGGTGAGCTCACGGAGCTGACCGACGGCCACGCCGACCTGGAGGCGGCGTTCGAGTCGATAGTCTCCGGCGTCAGTTCACCGCGGGTCGACGCGGACGGTCCTGGCGAGTCGGGTGAACCCGCGGCTGCGCAATCGGGGGGATCGAGATGA
- the nosD gene encoding nitrous oxide reductase family maturation protein NosD — MGSASAFVAATLVVLAGAVGGVVAAPDDPARSDAVAVDEELPDLDSFEAPEENGTAVVDGAEYDSVGAAVDAADPGDTVRLSGRFDERVTVDTPNVTIRASEPGAALVDGGGEGDVLAIEAANVTVERVWLRNSGWDADTEDAAVFVNGSDATVDSVRLTEITFGVWINGVDDVAVENSTVVGREAVQSHVERGNGIHLWETADTVVRGNDVTRVRDGIYFSWASDVTAADNRLWDLRYGVHYMYSDDNLLRDNLAVDNDVGYALMVSEGLALHNNTAVGNRGESGHGVLIKDVEETTLRGNVLADNVHGLYASNGRDNRLIGNLVMANDVGVHATAGATGQTVVGNSFVHNDVQAFSTREAVVAWNGTAGGNYWSDARTADLDGDGVSETRHRPAGAVERLVHEEPRAAVFADSPAFSAVRAAEDSFPVIESPGIVDHRPLTDAPHDWQHYYEDNAHRSH, encoded by the coding sequence GTGGGGTCCGCGTCGGCGTTCGTCGCCGCGACGCTGGTCGTGCTGGCCGGCGCAGTGGGCGGCGTCGTCGCCGCGCCGGACGATCCGGCCCGGTCCGACGCCGTCGCGGTCGACGAGGAGCTGCCCGACCTGGACTCGTTCGAGGCGCCCGAGGAGAACGGCACCGCCGTGGTCGACGGCGCCGAGTACGACTCGGTCGGGGCGGCCGTCGACGCGGCCGACCCCGGCGACACGGTCCGCCTCTCGGGCCGGTTCGACGAGCGGGTGACGGTCGACACGCCGAACGTGACGATCCGGGCGAGCGAGCCCGGCGCCGCCCTCGTCGACGGCGGCGGCGAGGGCGACGTCCTCGCCATCGAGGCGGCCAACGTCACCGTCGAGCGCGTCTGGCTCCGCAACTCGGGCTGGGACGCCGACACGGAGGACGCCGCCGTCTTCGTCAACGGCAGCGACGCGACCGTCGACTCCGTCCGACTCACCGAGATCACCTTCGGCGTGTGGATCAACGGCGTCGACGACGTCGCCGTCGAGAACAGCACGGTCGTCGGCCGCGAGGCGGTCCAGTCACACGTCGAGCGGGGCAACGGGATCCACCTCTGGGAGACGGCCGACACCGTCGTCCGGGGCAACGACGTCACGCGCGTCCGCGACGGGATCTACTTCTCGTGGGCGTCGGACGTGACGGCGGCGGACAACCGCCTGTGGGACCTCCGGTACGGCGTCCACTACATGTACTCCGACGACAACCTGCTCCGGGACAACCTCGCCGTCGACAACGACGTCGGCTACGCGCTGATGGTCAGCGAGGGCCTGGCGCTGCACAACAACACCGCCGTCGGCAACCGCGGCGAGAGCGGCCACGGCGTCCTGATCAAGGACGTCGAGGAGACGACGCTGCGCGGGAACGTCCTCGCGGACAACGTCCACGGGCTGTACGCCTCCAACGGCCGGGACAACCGGCTGATCGGCAACCTCGTCATGGCAAACGACGTGGGCGTCCACGCCACCGCGGGCGCCACCGGCCAGACCGTCGTCGGCAACAGCTTCGTCCACAACGACGTCCAGGCGTTCTCGACGCGGGAGGCGGTCGTCGCCTGGAACGGCACCGCGGGCGGCAACTACTGGTCGGACGCCCGGACCGCCGACCTCGACGGGGACGGCGTCAGCGAGACGCGCCACCGGCCCGCCGGCGCGGTCGAGCGGCTGGTCCACGAGGAGCCGCGGGCCGCCGTCTTCGCGGACAGCCCCGCGTTCTCGGCGGTCCGCGCCGCGGAGGACTCGTTCCCCGTGATCGAGTCGCCGGGCATCGTCGACCACCGGCCGCTGACCGACGCGCCGCACGACTGGCAACACTACTACGAGGACAATGCACATCGAAGCCACTGA